The Tenebrio molitor chromosome 3, icTenMoli1.1, whole genome shotgun sequence genome contains a region encoding:
- the LOC138125303 gene encoding uncharacterized protein, whose product MEDDEFETQSGTIQKGKDYEVFCVANFIVNMLTCKDIKDFRLASNAKHFGKFDDVIIEAQSNSQLEKYAIQLKHSNYNKTLAKESLFGEDGKLNLKKYCDSYGKDIKDDSYKTVLYTNLKFDGLPKVEEKYNLDNINIKIVKCQPSSLLNTAGSDSHCFKFEAEEGHSSSETYNQFFKNFSLYTKQANYDKMKNSASETFQKFFNCNNDYFEKFLTFVDWWCQQTGKKKKLGRNWITRAIAVRMLSPYVQPIASIPGNSKYKLLKEAISQFHVTICSEEVEDQVGKIWGECQIDPVDCKKINQIRTQYQLNFNYVTKVDDLKDEEKTLLLWLMNVCPLIVKENPTTLRVIELCPSEKFVLLRKDPNCEEIKSVPTFQQLSNLESKSEIYQKITEEFCCSLQGKEINLKSLIEQHEEFQSLVSTSELVQMLDKPLLIGEDNEQLPDPHIDRKLTSTIIDFSFLSQVAEEDKNVLIVISCMNKLDVVEKHLNNFNVIKVEEYLSASSGTSKKLKEKSIFLSDGECSQKDFDEICNRNSKNMKEYHHFSITEDGRLEWIKTRGSIENLEAFRSDDHFVEESKLYNSNPGNNINVICANAGMGKSTMTKSLRNKLSSKFWTIIMHPADISQYFRKENTDFERYIEEKLQRRYRHFDFEVLQVFKKERLVAYIWDGMDEISDENFKSVMEIIKKLAKEGFLQLITSRCHLAETLEKKFKVFSRTITQFDSLQQDTYIEERLKNVCGGSVQEIRRKIKENIEMIHCKEILGIPLQIYMLTELFCQNPQKYSELLNNIFSLTDLYHHFVNEKFNYYYKNKAELRDINNCLSQILEGYKKSYLKKYEKSALKAIFEQNHYDMFGVNCEEFLQEIKTGCDGFGFITEVSDNLVPTFLHNSYGEYFVASYFFKNYKKIPNLKAILFRNRYTNVRFLFDLLMAKDCPAHIAVLYRNFEVLTKHENSLNSTDKGGRNPLQVACTWGQTYPLLNTRLCDEDETYSIDDKLGDSVGQENEIYQKIIGYLLEKCDHKKKDELFQIDSLAYADLTLCLFPLIQLSKLEDLNFDSFQNFKDICSVLFYALKFDHAHVVDLIKDVPLIKTERRSLSLLHLCSNYNSRQFLSKLLSIDKYQQVINSEDIYNVTATSIACRKGRDEMLKILIDAGADITNSSQLIEIACKNGHHKVVELLLKSLSNLKSGSLSGSLQTACLNGFDKIVHLLVDRGANVDASNRHGTPLYIACQYGHEKTVEILLKSQADVNKSNKFGSTPLHIACQTKRTNIVKLLLACTTTKINSVEKKGFAPLHAACKNGCEDIVELLIAAEVDVNLRGTKDVTPLWNACRFGYDRVVKRLVDAGADVNVVGHNGYSLLHLACQENHKNVVDLLVKAGVKVNEVNNEDMTPLQIAQEKGFQEIVEVLELRGSERI is encoded by the exons ATGGAAGATGAC GAGTTTGAGACTCAATCTGGCACAATTCAGAAAGGCAAGGATTACGAAGTATTCTGCGTGGCAAATTTTATCGTAAATATGTTGACATGCAAAGACATCAAAGATTTCCGATTGGCGTCAAATGCCAAACATTTTGGAAAGTTCGACGATGTCATCATAGAAGCACAATCCAATTCCCAACTGGAGAAATACGCCATACAACTGAAACATTCAAACTATAACAAGACTCTCGCAAAAGAATCTTTGTTCGGCGAAGACGGAAAGCTCAACTTGAAAAAATACTGCGACAGTTATGGAAAGGATATCAAGGACGACTCTTACAAAACAGTACTTTATaccaatttgaaatttgatggTTTACCCAAGGTCGAAGAGAAATATAACCTTGacaatattaatatcaaaattgtgaAGTGCCAACCCAGTTCACTTCTAAATACGGCTGGGAGCGACAGCCactgtttcaaatttgaagctGAGGAAGGTCACAGCAGTAGCGAAACGTACAACCAGTTCTTCAAAAATTTCTCGTTGTATACAAAACAAGCCAATTAtgataaaatgaaaaacagtgcgtcagaaacttttcaaaaatttttcaactgCAACAACGACTACTTCGAGAAGTTCTTGACGTTCGTCGACTGGTGGTGCCAACAAACTGGCAAAAAGAAGAAACTAGGAAGAAACTGGATAACGCGAGCGATTGCTGTTAGAATGTTATCTCCATACGTCCAGCCAATCGCTTCAATTCCAGGAAACAGCAAATACAAGCTTCTGAAGGAGGCGATTTCACAATTCCATGTAACAATTTGTTCGGAAGAAGTCGAGGACCAAGTTGGAAAAATTTGGGGAGAGTGCCAGATTGACCCGgttgattgcaaaaaaattaatcaaattaggaCCCAATACCagttaaatttcaattatgttACGAAGGTTGATGACCTAAAGGACGAAGAGAAAACATTGTTGTTGTGGCTGATGAATGTGTGTCCTCTGATTGTCAAGGAAAATCCCACAACTCTAAGAGTGATAGAACTGTGCCCCAGTGAAAAATTTGTCTTGTTGAGGAAAGATCCAAACTGCGAAGAAATCAAAAGTGTTCCCACTTTTCAACAGTTGAGCAACTTAGAATCCAAGTCTGAGATTTATCAGAAAATAACAGAAGAATTTTGTTGTTCGTTGCAAGGCAAAGAGATCAATTTGAAGTCTTTGATTGAGCAACACGAAGAATTTCAGTCTTTGGTCAGCACAAGTGAGCTGGTACAAATGTTAGACAAGCCTCTCTTGATCGGTGAAGACAACGAACAACTCCCCGATCCACACATCGATAGGAAATTAACGAGCACCATCATCGACTTCTCCTTTCTCTCTCAAGTGGCCGAAgaagataaaaatgttttgatcgTTATCAGTTGTATGAATAAATTGGACGTAGTTGAAAAACATCTGAACAACTTCAATGTGATTAAGGTGGAAGAGTACCTCAGCGCTTCGAGCGGTACTTCGAAGAAACTTAAAGAGAAATCTATTTTCCTTAGTGATGGAGAATGTTCCCAGAAAGATTTCGACGAGATTTGCAACAGAAACAGCAAGAACATGAAAGAGTACCACCATTTTAGCATCACCGAAGACGGAAGGTTGGAATGGATCAAGACCAGAGGCAGCATCGAAAACCTGGAAGCCTTCAGATCAGACGACCACTTCGTTGAAGAGTCAAAACTGTACAACTCCAATCCTGGGAATAACATCAACGTGATCTGCGCCAACGCCGGAATGGGTAAATCCACGATGACCAAGAGCCTTCGAAACAAGCTCTCTTCAAAATTTTGGACCATAATTATGCACCCTGCGGACATTTCCCAGTACTTTCGCAAAGAAAACACCGACTTTGAGAGATACATTGAGGAGAAGCTTCAAAGAAGATACagacattttgattttgaagtgTTGCAAGTTTTTAAGAAGGAGCGCTTGGTTGCGTACATTTGGGACGGCATGGACGAGATATCCgacgaaaatttcaaaagtgtGATGGAGATTATCAAAAAGTTGGCCAAAGAGGGGTTTTTGCAGTTGATCACTTCTCGCTGCCATCTTGCGGAGACCCTGGAGAAGAAGTTTAAGGTGTTTTCTAGGACCATAACACAGTTTGACAGCTTGCAGCAAGATACTTACATAGAAGAGCGACTCAAGAATGTGTGCGGAGGGAGCGTCCAAGAGATACGAAGGAAGATAAAAGAGAATATTGAAATGATTCATTGTAAGGAGATTCTTGGAATCCCGCTACAAATCTACATGTTGACCGAGCTGTTTTGCCAAAACCCTCAGAAGTACTCGGAATTGTTGAACAACATCTTCTCTCTGACAGACCTCTACCACCATTTTGTCAACGAAAAGTTCAACTACTACTACAAGAACAAAGCGGAACTGAGAGACATCAACAACTGTCTGAGTCAGATTCTGGAAGGGTACAAGAAGAGCTACCTCAAAAAATACGAAAAGTCAGCTCTGAAGGCCATCTTCGAGCAAAACCACTACGACATGTTCGGTGTCAATTGTGAGGAGTTCCTGCAAGAAATCAAGACTGGTTGCGACGGCTTTGGATTCATCACCGAAGTCTCTGACAATCTCGTTCCGACTTTTCTGCACAACTCCTACGGAGAGTATTTCGTGGCGTCCTATTTCTTCAAGAACTACAAGAAGATTCCAAACTTGAAAGCAATTCTCTTCAGGAACAGATACACCAACGTGAGATTTCTTTTCGATCTGTTGATGGCCAAAGACTGTCCAGCTCACATAGCAGTCTTGTACAGAAACTTTGAAGTTTTGACCAAACACGAAAACTCCCTGAATTCGACCGACAAAGGGGGCAGAAACCCCTTGCAAGTTGCGTGCACTTGGGGGCAAACCTACCCCCTCCTGAACACTAGACTGTGCGACGAAGACGAGACGTATTCCATCGACGACAAACTGGGAGATTCCGTAGGGCAAGAGAACGAAATCTATCAAAAAATCATTGGGTACTTGTTGGAAAAGTGCGACCACAAGAAGAAAGATGAACTCTTCCAGATCGATTCTTTAGCGTATGCTGACCTAACACTGTGCTTGTTTCCGCTAATCCAACTGTCAAAACtagaagatttaaattttgacagttttcagaACTTCAAAGACATCTGTAGTGTTTTATTCTACGCCTTAAAGTTCGACCACGCACACGTTGTTGATCTGATCAAAGACGTTCCTTTGATCAAAACGGAAAGAAGAAGTCTTTCGCTGTTGCATCTTTGTTCCAACTACAACAGTAGACAGTTTTTGAGCAAACTTTTATCAATTGACAAATACCAACAGGTTATCAACAGCGAAGACATCTATAATGTGACAGCTACGAGTATCGCTTGCAGGAAAGGACGAGACGAAATGCTTAAGATACTGATAGATGCTGGTGCGGACATCACCAACAGCTCTCAACTGATAGAAATCGCTTGCAAGAACGGACACCACAAGGTGGTCGAATTGTTGCTGAAGTCTCTTTCAAACCTCAAGTCAGGCTCTCTGTCTGGATCTTTACAGACCGCTTGTTTGAACGGTTTTGACAAGATCGTCCACTTGTTGGTCGACCGTGGTGCCAACGTTGACGCCAGCAACAGACATGGTACTCCTTTGTACATAGCTTGTCAATACGGTCACGAAAAGACAGTGGAAATACTACTCAAATCCCAAGCTGACGTCAACAAATCGAACAAGTTTGGATCGACACCATTGCACATTGCTTGTCAGACAAAAAGGACCAACATTGTCAAACTTTTACTGGCTTGCACAACCACCAAAATCAATTCTGTCGAGAAGAAGGGATTTGCACCACTACACGCAGCTTGCAAGAACGGATGTGAAGACATAGTGGAGTTGCTGATTGCTGCCGAAGTTGACGTCAATCTTCGTGGAACTAAAGATGTGACTCCGCTCTGGAATGCTTGTCGGTTTGGATACGACAGAGTTGTCAAAAGGCTCGTTGATGCTGGTGCTGATGTTAATGTGGTTGGTCACAACGGGTACAGTTTATTGCATTTAGCTTGTCAAGAGAATCACAAGAACGTTGTCGATCTACTGGTCAAAGCTGGAGTGAAAGTGAACGAGGTTAACAACGAAGACATGACGCCGCTGCAGATAGCACAAGAGAAAGGGTTTCAAGAAATTGTGGAGGTGTTAGAGTTGAGAGGAAGTGAAAGAATTTAG